The genome window GCGACCTACTCTCCCGCGCAGTTGCCCACGCAGTACCATCGGCGCTGGAGGACTTCACTTCCGTGTTCGGGATGGGAACGGGTGTTTCCCCTCCGCTATGACCGCCAGGAATGTTGCAGAAGCGCTCCGGGTCCCTTTTCCCTAACCGTCGCCGCGGCGCATCGTAGCGGCACGAAATTACTGCGGCGAAGAATCAACGCGTACACGATCCTTAATCCTTGCAAACTGCTTTCGGCCCAGCACCTTTCGCGCGATCAATTCATCAAGTTTGCGATAAGGCCGATGCCGAATCACTCGCTCCGCCAGCTCGGTCCCCATCCCTGGGAGCTTTTCGAGCTCTCGAAGCGATGCCGAATTTAAATCTGTCTTACGCGTTGCCGCCTCACCGCCTATGACCCTTTTTTCCGCCGCTATGGTGAGTTGCACTCTTGGCCACGCTATCGTAGCGGCGAGACCAGCGGTCATAACGATGATGCTGACGGTTAGTAACGCAATCTTTTTCAACAACGGGTTTCCTCTACAGAAGAAAAGAATAATTGGGGTCAAGCCGCACGACCGATTAGTACCAGTAAGCTGAACGCATTCCTGCGCTTACACATCTGGCCTATCAACCTTGTGATCTACAAGAGGTCTTTAGGGGCTTGCGCCCGGGAGATCTCATCTTGGGGTGGGCTTCGCACTTAGATGCTTTCAGCGTTTATCCCTTCCGAACATAGCTACCCAGCAATGCCCTTGGCAGAACAACTGGCACACTAGAGGTTCGTCCATCCCGGTC of Candidatus Methylomirabilis tolerans contains these proteins:
- a CDS encoding helix-hairpin-helix domain-containing protein, producing MTAGLAATIAWPRVQLTIAAEKRVIGGEAATRKTDLNSASLRELEKLPGMGTELAERVIRHRPYRKLDELIARKVLGRKQFARIKDRVRVDSSPQ